In a single window of the Terrirubrum flagellatum genome:
- a CDS encoding LysR family transcriptional regulator encodes MTDFAWDDFRLVRAIAQARSLAGAATALGVNPSTVFRRLGEVEERIGAKLFERHRSGYALTPAGEEMAGLADRFDEDVAAFRVKLAGRDIKPSGDLRVTMSESLLAYLVTPVLAAFRKSCIDIRLDVVVTNQSLNLSKRDADVAIRATDQPPENLVGRRIAQMGWAIYAPRPVDGAAPPTLEDAIAQSTWVALGDGFERVSAYKYVRDNVAADRIAYRVNSVLGLTEAVESGAGVGPLPCFIADARPGVVRITPVQPEFTAGLWLLTHPDLRHSPRVRVFMDFAAEALGKLKPLIEGQRPMIL; translated from the coding sequence TTGACCGATTTCGCCTGGGATGACTTTCGCCTCGTCCGCGCCATCGCCCAAGCGCGCTCGCTCGCCGGCGCGGCGACGGCGCTGGGCGTCAATCCCTCGACCGTGTTCCGGCGTCTTGGCGAGGTCGAGGAGCGCATCGGCGCGAAACTGTTCGAGCGCCATCGCAGCGGCTATGCGCTGACGCCGGCCGGCGAGGAGATGGCCGGCCTCGCCGACCGTTTCGACGAGGATGTCGCCGCCTTCCGCGTCAAGCTTGCGGGCCGCGACATCAAACCCTCGGGCGATCTGCGCGTCACCATGAGCGAGTCGCTGCTCGCCTATCTCGTGACGCCGGTGCTGGCGGCGTTCCGCAAATCCTGCATCGACATCAGGCTCGATGTCGTCGTCACCAACCAGTCGCTCAATCTTTCCAAGCGCGACGCCGACGTCGCCATTCGCGCCACCGACCAGCCGCCGGAAAATCTTGTCGGCCGCCGCATCGCGCAGATGGGCTGGGCGATCTATGCGCCGCGTCCCGTCGATGGCGCAGCCCCGCCGACGCTCGAAGACGCGATCGCGCAATCGACATGGGTCGCGCTTGGCGACGGCTTCGAGCGCGTCAGCGCCTACAAATATGTGCGCGACAATGTCGCCGCCGATCGCATCGCCTATCGCGTCAATTCAGTTCTTGGTTTGACCGAAGCGGTCGAGAGCGGCGCGGGCGTCGGCCCCTTGCCCTGCTTCATCGCCGACGCGCGGCCGGGCGTGGTGCGCATCACGCCGGTGCAGCCCGAATTCACTGCGGGCCTGTGGCTGCTCACACATCCCGATCTGCGCCATTCCCCGCGCGTGCGCGTCTTCATGGATTTCGCGGCGGAAGCCTTGGGGAAATTGAAACCGTTGATTGAAGGGCAGCGGCCGATGATTTTGTGA
- a CDS encoding L-threonylcarbamoyladenylate synthase codes for MNSAAASPRVTRRLRPDQTAEAAAILSAGGTLAFPTETVYGLGADATSGEAVAGVYAAKNRPRFNPLISHLPDAGAAFAHGVFNADARRLADAFWPGPLTLVVPFAESSAISDLARAGLPSVALRVPRHAIARELLRAASRPIVAPSANRSGHVSPTTAAHVLADLDGAIDAVLDGGATEVGVESTIIACLGDPPQLLRAGGVPRDQIEKLLGRPLGVSEGAIIAPGMLASHYAPAAALRLDAVEIKPGEAALLFGPHAPAGVERAKLAINLSPKGDLAEAASRLFAALRECDAAGVAAIAVAPIPDHGLGEAIRDRLIRAAAPRS; via the coding sequence ATGAATTCCGCTGCTGCTTCTCCCCGCGTGACGCGCCGGCTTCGGCCCGATCAGACCGCCGAAGCGGCGGCGATCCTCAGCGCCGGCGGAACGCTCGCCTTCCCGACCGAGACCGTTTACGGCCTTGGCGCCGACGCGACGTCGGGCGAGGCGGTCGCCGGCGTCTATGCCGCGAAGAACCGGCCGCGCTTCAATCCGCTCATCTCCCATCTTCCCGACGCGGGCGCCGCCTTCGCCCATGGCGTTTTCAACGCCGATGCGAGGCGCCTCGCTGACGCGTTCTGGCCGGGGCCGCTGACGCTCGTTGTTCCCTTCGCTGAAAGCTCCGCCATCAGCGATCTCGCGCGCGCTGGTCTCCCTTCCGTCGCGCTGCGCGTGCCGCGTCACGCCATAGCGCGCGAATTATTGCGCGCCGCCAGCCGCCCGATCGTCGCGCCATCCGCCAATCGCTCCGGCCATGTCTCGCCGACGACGGCCGCGCATGTGCTCGCCGATCTCGACGGCGCGATCGACGCCGTGCTCGATGGCGGCGCGACCGAGGTCGGCGTCGAATCCACCATCATCGCCTGCCTCGGCGATCCGCCGCAGTTGCTGCGCGCCGGCGGCGTCCCGCGCGATCAGATCGAAAAGCTGCTTGGCCGCCCGCTTGGCGTCAGCGAAGGCGCGATCATCGCGCCCGGCATGCTCGCTTCGCATTACGCGCCGGCGGCGGCGTTGAGACTCGATGCGGTCGAGATCAAACCAGGCGAGGCGGCGCTGCTGTTCGGCCCTCACGCGCCTGCGGGCGTCGAACGCGCGAAGCTTGCGATCAATCTCAGCCCGAAAGGCGATCTCGCCGAGGCCGCGTCGCGCCTGTTCGCAGCCTTGCGCGAATGCGACGCCGCCGGCGTCGCCGCGATCGCCGTCGCGCCAATCCCGGATCATGGGCTTGGCGAAGCGATCCGCGATCGTCTCATCCGCGCAGCGGCGCCGCGATCCTGA
- a CDS encoding acyl-CoA dehydrogenase, whose protein sequence is MSYRAPVADIALALRAAGGLDQAIASGLYGDLAASDVDAILEEAAKMADEVLAPLNRVGDQVGAKYVDGGVVTAPGWKEAYKAWTEAGWNALTGPVEYGGQGLPILLGCAVAEMWQSANMAFGLAPLLTAGAIEALAAHGSDKLRNAYLAKLISGEWTGTMNLTEPQAGSDLALLRSRAERADDGSYRITGQKIFITYGDHDMTENICHLVLARLPDAPPGVKGISLFLAPKFLPDAQGNFTVANDLRASAIEHKLGIHGSPTCTMIFGDKGGATGFLIGEENRGLACMFTMMNNARLSVGLQGVAIAERATQQALAFAHERKQGRAPTAANSGASPIIEHPDVQRMLLTMRASTRAARAICFMTAAALDRAHLATDADERRKAAERAALLTPIAKGWSTDIGVEMASLGVQTHGGMGFVEETGAAQHYRDARIAPIYEGTNGIQAIDLVTRKLPLSGGDAVKAVIAEIKRTAEDVTRRNAPEFGRMGERLKEAAGALERATQHLLSKLGGDAGDALAGAAPYQRMFGLTLGATGLAREALLSSSGDAAGQGRIATARFFAQNLLPVVNGLETDVVEGGGFIADAAVALAG, encoded by the coding sequence ATGAGCTATCGCGCGCCCGTCGCCGACATCGCGCTTGCGCTGCGCGCCGCCGGCGGCCTCGATCAAGCCATTGCATCCGGTCTCTATGGCGATCTCGCAGCCAGCGATGTCGACGCCATCCTCGAAGAAGCCGCGAAAATGGCGGACGAGGTGCTGGCGCCTCTCAATCGGGTCGGCGATCAGGTGGGCGCCAAATATGTCGATGGCGGCGTCGTCACCGCGCCCGGCTGGAAAGAGGCTTACAAGGCCTGGACCGAGGCCGGCTGGAATGCGCTGACCGGCCCCGTCGAATATGGCGGCCAGGGCCTGCCGATCCTGCTCGGCTGCGCCGTCGCGGAAATGTGGCAATCCGCCAACATGGCGTTCGGGCTTGCGCCCTTGCTTACGGCGGGCGCCATCGAGGCGCTTGCGGCGCACGGCTCCGACAAATTGAGGAACGCCTATCTCGCCAAGCTCATCTCGGGCGAATGGACCGGCACGATGAATCTGACGGAGCCGCAGGCGGGCTCCGATCTCGCGCTGCTGCGCTCGCGCGCCGAACGCGCGGACGATGGAAGCTATCGCATCACCGGCCAGAAAATCTTCATCACCTATGGCGATCACGACATGACGGAGAATATCTGCCATCTCGTGCTCGCGCGATTGCCTGACGCGCCGCCGGGCGTGAAAGGCATCTCGCTTTTCCTTGCGCCGAAATTCCTGCCCGACGCGCAGGGCAATTTCACCGTCGCCAATGATCTCAGGGCGTCGGCGATCGAGCATAAGCTTGGCATCCATGGCTCGCCCACCTGCACGATGATCTTCGGCGACAAGGGCGGCGCCACGGGATTCCTCATCGGCGAGGAAAATCGCGGCCTCGCCTGCATGTTCACAATGATGAACAATGCGCGGCTTTCCGTGGGATTGCAGGGCGTCGCCATCGCCGAGCGCGCGACGCAGCAGGCGCTGGCCTTCGCGCATGAGCGCAAACAGGGCCGCGCGCCAACTGCAGCCAACAGCGGCGCGAGCCCGATCATCGAACACCCCGACGTGCAGCGCATGCTGCTCACCATGCGCGCCTCGACCCGCGCCGCGCGCGCCATCTGCTTCATGACCGCGGCGGCGCTCGATCGCGCGCATCTCGCGACGGACGCGGATGAACGCAGGAAGGCGGCTGAGCGCGCCGCGCTGTTGACGCCGATCGCCAAGGGCTGGTCGACCGATATTGGCGTCGAGATGGCGTCGCTTGGCGTGCAGACCCATGGCGGCATGGGCTTCGTCGAAGAAACCGGCGCGGCGCAGCATTATCGCGACGCGCGCATCGCGCCGATCTATGAAGGCACCAACGGCATTCAGGCGATCGATCTCGTGACGCGCAAATTGCCGCTCTCCGGCGGCGACGCGGTGAAAGCTGTCATCGCGGAGATCAAGCGAACGGCGGAAGATGTGACTCGGCGCAACGCGCCGGAGTTCGGCCGCATGGGCGAACGCCTGAAGGAGGCGGCCGGCGCGCTCGAACGCGCGACGCAGCATCTGCTTTCAAAGCTCGGCGGCGATGCAGGCGATGCGCTCGCTGGCGCCGCGCCCTATCAGCGCATGTTCGGCCTGACGCTCGGCGCCACGGGGCTTGCGCGCGAGGCGCTGTTGTCGTCATCCGGTGACGCCGCCGGCCAGGGCCGCATCGCGACGGCGAGATTCTTCGCGCAGAATCTGTTGCCTGTCGTCAACGGCCTCGAGACCGATGTGGTCGAGGGCGGCGGTTTCATCGCCGACGCCGCCGTCGCGCTCGCGGGCTGA
- a CDS encoding SDR family NAD(P)-dependent oxidoreductase translates to MEKALAGRICLVAGASRGIGRGVAQALGDAGATVIVTARSSEVSRRTDSRPETIEDTARLVDEAGGRGFHYVCDHTSEREVDQLAAWALRRFGRIDLLVGCVWSGNEGLRDGRFPDGSSWGTPFWRRPTALLGSMLEGAVQAQLLTARAVAPAMVAAKKGLIVLITAADDGAYFGDIFYDLSKSAAARLAFGMAEDLKPFGVTALALAPGLARTERVMEAGLGDQAAESPLYAGRAIAALACDHEIAGYAGETLYVADLAARYGFTDIDGSQPPRFRLAINNQSGEGS, encoded by the coding sequence GTGGAGAAAGCGCTCGCCGGCCGCATCTGTCTCGTCGCCGGCGCGTCGCGCGGAATAGGTCGCGGCGTCGCGCAGGCGCTGGGCGATGCCGGCGCGACCGTGATCGTCACTGCGCGATCGAGCGAAGTCTCTCGACGCACCGACAGCCGACCGGAAACCATCGAGGATACGGCGCGGCTCGTGGATGAAGCCGGCGGCCGCGGCTTTCACTATGTCTGCGATCACACGAGCGAGCGCGAAGTCGATCAGCTCGCGGCGTGGGCGCTGCGCCGCTTCGGCCGCATCGATCTTCTCGTCGGCTGCGTCTGGAGCGGCAATGAAGGCCTACGCGACGGGCGTTTTCCCGACGGATCGTCATGGGGAACGCCATTCTGGCGCAGGCCGACGGCGCTGCTCGGCTCCATGCTCGAAGGCGCGGTGCAGGCGCAGCTTCTGACTGCGCGGGCCGTCGCGCCGGCGATGGTCGCGGCGAAGAAGGGCCTCATCGTGCTGATCACTGCGGCCGATGACGGCGCCTATTTCGGCGATATCTTCTACGATCTCTCGAAGAGCGCCGCAGCGAGGCTCGCCTTCGGCATGGCGGAGGATCTGAAGCCATTCGGCGTCACGGCGCTGGCGCTGGCGCCGGGCCTTGCCCGCACCGAGCGCGTGATGGAGGCGGGTCTTGGCGATCAGGCGGCGGAGAGCCCGCTCTACGCCGGCCGCGCGATCGCCGCGCTCGCCTGCGATCACGAGATCGCAGGCTACGCCGGTGAGACGCTTTATGTCGCAGATCTCGCCGCGCGCTACGGCTTCACCGACATTGACGGCAGCCAGCCGCCACGCTTCAGACTGGCGATCAACAATCAATCCGGCGAAGGGAGCTGA
- a CDS encoding NAD(P)-dependent oxidoreductase has protein sequence MSLKGKTLFITGASRGIGLAIGLKAARDGANVTIAAKTAEPHPKLPGTIYTAAEEIEKAGGKALPLVVDVRDEDTVKAAIDKTAETFGGLDIVVNNASAIQLTPTTATDMKRFDLMHQINARGTFMVSKHAIAHLEKAANPHILTLSPPLDMKTKWFAPHTAYSMAKYGMSMVVLGLSGELKSKAIAVNALWPRTTIATAAVEFAISAELMKASRTPEIMADAAYAIFNKSSRAFTGQFLIDDTFLAGEGVTDFDRYRVDPGIALAPDFFVPDDSVPPVSLKPVARS, from the coding sequence ATGTCGCTCAAGGGGAAGACGCTCTTCATCACCGGCGCCTCGCGGGGCATCGGCCTCGCCATCGGCCTGAAAGCCGCGCGCGACGGCGCGAATGTCACGATCGCCGCCAAGACGGCGGAGCCGCATCCGAAGCTGCCGGGCACGATCTACACCGCCGCTGAAGAGATCGAGAAAGCCGGTGGAAAAGCGCTGCCGCTGGTCGTCGACGTGCGCGACGAAGACACGGTGAAGGCCGCGATCGACAAGACGGCGGAAACGTTCGGCGGCCTCGACATCGTCGTCAATAACGCGTCCGCGATCCAGCTCACGCCGACGACGGCGACCGACATGAAGCGCTTCGATCTCATGCATCAGATCAATGCGCGCGGCACTTTCATGGTGTCGAAACATGCGATCGCGCATCTGGAGAAAGCGGCCAATCCGCATATTCTCACGCTGTCGCCGCCGCTCGACATGAAGACGAAATGGTTCGCCCCGCACACCGCCTATTCCATGGCGAAATATGGAATGAGCATGGTGGTGCTCGGATTATCGGGAGAGCTCAAGTCGAAAGCCATCGCCGTCAACGCGCTCTGGCCGCGCACGACGATCGCAACCGCCGCGGTCGAGTTCGCGATCAGCGCCGAACTGATGAAGGCATCGCGCACGCCCGAGATCATGGCGGATGCGGCCTACGCCATCTTCAACAAGTCGTCGCGCGCATTCACCGGCCAGTTCCTGATCGACGACACGTTCCTTGCGGGCGAAGGCGTGACCGATTTCGATCGTTACCGCGTCGATCCCGGCATAGCTCTGGCGCCTGATTTCTTCGTCCCCGACGACAGCGTTCCGCCGGTCAGCCTGAAGCCTGTCGCCAGATCGTAA
- a CDS encoding magnesium transporter CorA family protein: MIIVYTPNAREKGGDRPGLEARTLGPDEPLPQNSLWIDMLEPTRDEDHKVERHLGVEIPTREEMRDIEPSEIIYAEANARYMTARILCSSDSAEPLLANISFILTERALVTVRYDQPKSFSMFAARSVKPGGCGPQPESVLDGLIETIIDRAAEILANLGGDIEKLSRSVFEEDRRKEARGPFLRSVIRTLGRKGDVISNVRESMVSVERVLLFLSAAMARPQKAAGFQAEWRTALRDVQSLEEHATFLSSKIQFLLDATLGLVSLEQNDIIKLFSVMAVVLMPPTLIASIYGMNFKQMPELEWAFGYPMAIVLMVICGVLPFFFFRWKRWL, from the coding sequence ATGATCATCGTCTATACGCCAAACGCGCGCGAGAAGGGCGGCGATCGCCCGGGCCTTGAGGCAAGAACTCTCGGTCCGGATGAACCGTTGCCGCAGAACTCGCTCTGGATCGATATGCTCGAACCGACGCGGGATGAGGATCACAAGGTCGAGCGCCATCTCGGCGTCGAGATCCCGACTCGCGAAGAGATGAGAGACATCGAGCCGTCGGAAATCATCTATGCCGAGGCGAACGCCCGCTATATGACGGCGCGCATCCTGTGCTCATCGGACAGCGCCGAGCCGTTGCTGGCGAACATATCGTTCATCCTGACGGAGCGCGCGCTGGTCACGGTGCGCTACGATCAGCCCAAATCATTTTCAATGTTCGCCGCGCGTTCGGTGAAGCCGGGAGGATGCGGGCCACAGCCTGAGTCGGTGCTTGACGGACTCATCGAGACCATCATCGACCGCGCCGCGGAAATTCTCGCCAATCTCGGTGGCGATATCGAGAAGCTCTCTCGTTCGGTCTTCGAGGAAGACCGGCGCAAGGAGGCGCGCGGCCCGTTCCTGCGCTCGGTGATCCGCACGCTCGGCCGCAAGGGCGACGTGATCTCGAATGTGCGCGAGAGCATGGTCTCGGTCGAACGCGTGCTGCTGTTCCTTTCGGCGGCGATGGCGCGGCCTCAGAAAGCGGCCGGTTTCCAGGCGGAATGGCGCACGGCCCTGCGCGACGTGCAGTCACTCGAAGAGCATGCGACTTTTCTTTCGAGCAAGATCCAGTTCCTGCTCGATGCGACGCTCGGCCTCGTGTCGCTCGAACAGAACGACATCATCAAGCTGTTCTCAGTCATGGCGGTGGTGCTGATGCCGCCGACGCTGATCGCATCGATCTACGGCATGAATTTCAAGCAGATGCCAGAGCTTGAATGGGCTTTCGGCTATCCCATGGCGATCGTGCTGATGGTGATCTGCGGCGTGTTGCCATTCTTCTTCTTCCGCTGGAAGCGCTGGCTCTAA
- a CDS encoding SOS response-associated peptidase, with product MCGRFALTLPPEAVRELMGYIDQPNFPPRYNIAPTQPVPVVTLDAGARRFVLMRWGFLPSWVKDPKDFPLVFNIRSESAAEKPAFRNALKRRRAIMPADAFYEWKKEGKQSVPFLIRKPGGGGFGFAALWETYSAPDGSEIDTVAILTTSANATTAPIHPRSPVILQPEQYSLWLDPETPAGAAQALLRPPPTDFLEAVPIGAEINKVANDNPDVQRPAAPDELWAPPSTSRRAPRPAPAAKGPKAPPDDQGSLF from the coding sequence ATGTGTGGACGTTTCGCCCTGACTTTGCCGCCTGAAGCGGTGCGCGAACTCATGGGCTACATCGATCAGCCCAACTTTCCGCCACGCTACAACATTGCGCCGACACAACCTGTGCCTGTGGTGACGCTGGACGCCGGCGCGCGGCGCTTCGTCTTGATGCGATGGGGCTTTCTGCCCTCCTGGGTGAAGGACCCGAAGGACTTTCCGCTCGTGTTCAACATCCGCTCGGAGAGCGCGGCGGAGAAGCCGGCGTTCCGTAACGCCTTGAAAAGGCGACGCGCAATCATGCCTGCGGACGCATTCTATGAATGGAAGAAAGAGGGGAAACAATCGGTCCCGTTCCTGATCCGCAAGCCTGGCGGAGGCGGATTCGGCTTCGCTGCTCTTTGGGAAACCTATTCGGCGCCGGACGGTTCGGAGATCGATACAGTCGCCATTCTCACGACGTCGGCGAATGCGACGACCGCGCCAATCCATCCGCGGTCGCCGGTCATCCTTCAACCCGAGCAATATTCGCTCTGGCTCGATCCGGAGACGCCGGCCGGCGCCGCGCAGGCGCTGCTGCGCCCGCCGCCGACGGATTTTCTCGAGGCTGTCCCGATCGGCGCCGAGATCAACAAGGTCGCCAACGACAATCCTGACGTGCAGCGGCCGGCCGCCCCGGACGAACTATGGGCGCCGCCTTCCACGTCGAGGCGCGCGCCGCGCCCGGCTCCTGCGGCGAAAGGTCCCAAGGCGCCGCCCGACGACCAGGGCTCGCTGTTCTAG
- a CDS encoding tyrosine phosphatase family protein: protein MPSIHVCSLALLPETVRRTGASHIASLINSATPVERPADISPERHLFLGVSDITAALDGHVLAGESHVAELLAFIEGWGRKREKPIVIHCWAGVSRSTAAAFIGACMLAPETPEEMWARLIRELSPTATPNPHLVELADRLLGRRGRMVKAIAAIGRGAEAFTGVPFRLDLPPISRG, encoded by the coding sequence ATGCCGTCGATCCATGTCTGTTCGCTGGCGCTGCTGCCGGAGACTGTGCGCAGGACGGGCGCAAGCCATATTGCGAGCCTGATCAATTCAGCGACGCCGGTGGAGCGGCCTGCGGACATCTCGCCGGAGCGGCATCTCTTCCTCGGCGTGTCCGACATCACTGCCGCGCTCGACGGTCATGTTCTCGCCGGAGAGAGCCATGTGGCCGAACTCCTCGCCTTCATCGAAGGCTGGGGGCGGAAGCGCGAGAAGCCGATCGTCATCCATTGCTGGGCGGGGGTCAGCCGCTCGACCGCCGCGGCCTTCATCGGCGCGTGCATGCTTGCGCCGGAGACGCCGGAGGAGATGTGGGCGCGCCTGATCCGGGAGCTGTCGCCGACCGCGACGCCGAATCCCCATCTGGTCGAACTGGCGGATCGTCTGTTGGGGCGGCGCGGCCGGATGGTGAAGGCGATCGCCGCCATTGGCCGCGGCGCGGAGGCCTTCACGGGCGTTCCCTTTCGCCTCGACCTGCCGCCGATCAGCCGCGGCTAG
- a CDS encoding GNAT family N-acetyltransferase, whose amino-acid sequence MIIREAEERDIPAMARVMARSYVAGFSDILEPEALAQRDVAFFETRFAESWPHMRIAVEGDAILGLSLVTNGHLDMLFVDPVSVGAGVGAALLRNAEARGCRTLECFRDNVAARAFYERQGWRLADRYEREFAGRVRAFVGYEKPPAP is encoded by the coding sequence GTGATCATTCGCGAAGCTGAAGAGCGGGACATTCCTGCGATGGCGCGCGTGATGGCGCGCTCCTACGTCGCGGGCTTCAGCGATATTCTCGAACCCGAAGCGCTGGCGCAACGCGATGTCGCGTTCTTCGAGACGCGCTTCGCCGAAAGCTGGCCGCACATGCGCATCGCTGTCGAAGGCGACGCCATTCTCGGCCTGTCGCTTGTCACGAACGGACATCTCGACATGCTCTTCGTCGATCCCGTTTCGGTCGGCGCAGGCGTTGGCGCCGCTTTGCTGCGCAACGCGGAGGCGAGAGGCTGCCGCACGCTTGAATGTTTTCGCGACAATGTCGCCGCGCGCGCCTTCTACGAAAGGCAGGGATGGCGGCTGGCGGATCGGTATGAGCGTGAATTTGCCGGCCGCGTGCGCGCCTTCGTGGGCTATGAAAAGCCGCCTGCGCCTTGA
- a CDS encoding ABC transporter permease yields MNRIWRDFTLNFAAALVLLHVVAAIAAPLIAPQDPLAQNIIARLKGPSELNWLGADQLGRDVLSRIIFGYRTSLAVSLSSVLAALVAGGAFGLLAAFYRGWFERIVMRCMDAVFAFPVMLLAIGVVAMLGPQASSAAIAIAIVYTPIFARLVRAAAMVVIESEYVVAARTVGCSDARILLRHVLPNLASVIIAQTALMLSSAILVEASLSFLGLGSQPPYPSLGLMLAEGRNFLTLSPWSAIFAGLAILLLSFGFNLLGDALRDRLDPRLRGGP; encoded by the coding sequence ATGAACCGCATCTGGCGCGACTTCACGCTGAACTTCGCGGCTGCGCTCGTCCTGCTGCATGTGGTCGCGGCGATCGCAGCGCCGCTGATCGCGCCGCAGGATCCGCTGGCGCAGAATATCATCGCGCGACTCAAAGGCCCGAGCGAGTTGAACTGGCTCGGCGCCGATCAGCTCGGCCGCGACGTGCTCTCGCGCATCATCTTCGGCTATCGCACGTCGCTCGCGGTGTCGCTGAGCTCGGTGCTCGCGGCGCTGGTCGCTGGGGGCGCGTTTGGATTGCTGGCGGCCTTCTATCGCGGCTGGTTCGAGCGCATCGTCATGCGCTGCATGGATGCGGTGTTCGCCTTTCCCGTGATGTTGCTCGCGATCGGCGTCGTCGCGATGCTGGGGCCGCAGGCGTCGAGCGCGGCGATCGCCATTGCGATCGTCTATACCCCGATCTTTGCGCGGCTCGTGCGCGCCGCGGCCATGGTGGTGATCGAGAGCGAATATGTTGTCGCCGCGCGCACCGTCGGCTGCAGCGACGCGCGCATTCTTCTGCGCCATGTCCTGCCCAATCTCGCCAGCGTCATCATCGCGCAGACGGCCCTGATGCTGTCTTCCGCGATTCTGGTGGAGGCGTCGTTGTCCTTTCTCGGGCTGGGATCGCAGCCGCCTTATCCATCGCTGGGATTGATGCTGGCGGAAGGCCGCAACTTTCTCACCTTGTCGCCATGGAGCGCGATCTTCGCGGGGTTGGCGATCCTGCTGTTGTCGTTCGGCTTCAACCTGCTGGGCGACGCGCTGCGCGACCGGCTCGATCCGCGCCTCAGGGGCGGTCCGTGA
- a CDS encoding ABC transporter permease, with the protein MLPRLILSRLVELAFVLFGVSLIVFLMIRLIPGDAVAIMLGANTEVTPDRIAELRGRLGLDLPIIEQYLRWAGAALHGDLGVSIWTGRPVITEIAAHAAPTLELSFLSLIIGAGLSIPAGVLMAKWRGRRADSILRVVTVVGLTTPSFWLGIILILLFAAIAPNLQALGYTPFFEDPLGNLGRMILPAFALGFPILAQLSRLVRSAMLDALAQDYVRTARAKGLSENVVVYRHALRNALIPFVTSLGVMAGYLLGGAIVVEQVFAIPGMGRLILGAISERNYPLVQASILVVTTVFVVVNAIIDMLYVVIDPKLRG; encoded by the coding sequence GTGCTTCCACGTCTCATTCTGTCCCGGCTCGTCGAACTCGCCTTCGTCCTGTTCGGCGTGTCGCTGATCGTCTTCCTGATGATCAGGCTCATTCCGGGCGACGCCGTCGCGATCATGCTCGGCGCGAACACCGAGGTGACGCCGGATCGCATCGCCGAACTGCGCGGTCGGCTTGGCCTCGATCTGCCGATCATCGAGCAATATCTCCGCTGGGCCGGGGCTGCGCTGCACGGCGATCTCGGCGTCTCGATCTGGACGGGGCGGCCCGTCATCACGGAGATCGCGGCGCACGCCGCGCCGACTCTCGAATTGTCTTTCCTGTCCCTGATCATCGGCGCGGGACTGTCGATTCCCGCGGGCGTGCTGATGGCGAAATGGCGCGGCCGCCGCGCCGATTCAATCTTGCGCGTGGTGACGGTGGTTGGCCTGACGACGCCGTCCTTCTGGCTCGGCATCATTCTGATCCTGCTGTTTGCGGCGATCGCGCCCAATTTGCAGGCGCTCGGCTACACGCCGTTTTTTGAAGATCCGCTCGGCAATCTCGGACGCATGATCCTGCCGGCCTTCGCGCTCGGCTTTCCCATTCTCGCGCAGCTCTCGCGGCTCGTCCGCAGCGCCATGCTCGATGCGCTGGCGCAGGATTATGTCCGCACCGCGCGCGCCAAGGGCCTGAGCGAAAATGTCGTCGTCTACAGGCACGCGCTGCGCAATGCGCTCATCCCGTTTGTGACCAGTCTCGGCGTGATGGCCGGCTATCTCCTCGGCGGCGCGATCGTGGTTGAACAGGTCTTCGCTATCCCCGGCATGGGGCGTCTGATTCTCGGCGCCATCTCCGAGCGCAATTATCCCCTGGTGCAGGCTTCGATCCTTGTCGTCACCACCGTCTTCGTCGTCGTCAACGCGATCATCGACATGCTCTATGTCGTGATCGATCCGAAGCTGCGGGGCTGA